The Catenuloplanes niger genome includes a window with the following:
- a CDS encoding sensor histidine kinase: MTSILGALGGALDSLDEDEPVRPRTTRDWVVDSLTFVLAIAFAVLVTAQEFYGWGADGIRRGPAWLLWVDLALSLVLCVGLWWRRRRPVSLALIGVLFGVFSAASGGATLIILFNLAVHRRFPVAAALTALNVAPTLIYAAVRPDPAVGYWATIAWTAVLASINLLWGSLIRSRRQLLRSLRDRAERAEAEQQLRVAQARQLERTRIAREMHDVLAHRISLLSLHAGALEIRPDAPAAEVAKAAGVIRASAHQALQDLREVIGVLREPTAAGDPERPQPTLADLTALVEESRAAGTRVTLELPDGAENPPDVVGRTAYRMVQEGLTNARKHAPGALVTVSVAGAPGAGLTIRVRNPGPLAVGAPVLPGAGTGLVGLTERATLAGGRLDHRREPGGGFTLEAWLPWPKT, translated from the coding sequence ATGACCTCGATCCTGGGTGCCCTGGGCGGCGCGCTGGACTCGCTGGACGAGGACGAACCGGTCCGCCCGCGGACCACCCGCGACTGGGTGGTCGACTCGCTCACCTTCGTCCTCGCGATCGCGTTCGCGGTCCTGGTGACCGCGCAGGAGTTCTACGGCTGGGGTGCGGACGGCATCCGCCGCGGCCCGGCCTGGCTGCTCTGGGTGGATCTCGCGCTCAGCCTGGTTCTCTGCGTCGGGCTCTGGTGGCGTCGTCGCCGCCCGGTCTCGCTGGCCCTGATCGGCGTGCTGTTCGGCGTCTTCTCGGCGGCCAGCGGCGGCGCCACGCTGATCATCCTGTTCAACCTGGCCGTACACCGTCGTTTCCCGGTCGCGGCCGCGCTGACCGCGCTCAACGTGGCGCCCACGCTCATCTACGCGGCGGTGCGGCCCGACCCGGCGGTCGGCTACTGGGCGACCATCGCCTGGACCGCGGTCCTGGCGTCGATCAACCTGCTCTGGGGTTCGCTGATCCGGTCCCGCCGGCAGCTGCTCCGCTCGCTGCGCGACCGGGCCGAGCGCGCCGAGGCCGAGCAGCAGCTGCGCGTGGCCCAGGCCCGGCAGCTGGAACGGACCCGGATCGCGCGCGAGATGCACGACGTCCTGGCGCACCGGATCTCGCTGCTCAGCCTGCATGCGGGCGCGCTGGAGATCCGGCCGGACGCGCCGGCCGCCGAGGTGGCCAAGGCCGCGGGCGTGATCCGGGCCAGCGCGCACCAGGCGCTGCAGGACCTGCGCGAGGTGATCGGCGTGCTGCGCGAGCCCACGGCCGCCGGCGACCCGGAGCGGCCACAGCCGACGCTGGCGGACCTGACCGCGCTGGTCGAGGAGTCGCGTGCGGCCGGCACCCGGGTGACGCTGGAGTTGCCGGACGGCGCGGAGAACCCGCCGGACGTGGTGGGGCGCACGGCGTACCGGATGGTCCAGGAGGGTTTGACGAACGCCCGCAAGCACGCGCCGGGCGCGCTGGTCACGGTGTCGGTCGCGGGCGCGCCCGGAGCCGGCCTGACGATCCGGGTCCGCAACCCCGGGCCGCTCGCGGTCGGTGCGCCGGTGCTGCCCGGTGCCGGTACCGGGCTGGTCGGGCTGACCGAGCGTGCCACACTGGCCGGTGGACGACTCGATCATCGCCGCGAGCCCGGCGGTGGCTTCACGCTGGAGGCATGGCTGCCGTGGCCGAAGACCTGA
- a CDS encoding ABC transporter ATP-binding protein, with protein MITADHLTKRYGAHTAVDDVSFTCEPGTVTGFLGPNGAGKSTTMRMICGLTAPSAGSATVAGVPFRRLDNPGRRIGVLLDASAQHGGRTGREVLSLSAMTMGVPRSRVSAVLDLVGLDGKAARKRVRQYSLGMRQRLGLAHALLGEPGILILDEPANGLDPEGIFWMRGLLRDFADRGGTVLLSSHLLREVDAVADRLVMIGGGRIVAQGDKAELLAGGGTLVRAVDPAALATALDRAGLSHTRTQDGALLVSAEPGAIGWAAAENNVVLLELRPADGGGLEQMFLSLTAAPAATGDAVKEGAR; from the coding sequence ATGATTACGGCTGACCACCTGACGAAACGGTACGGCGCGCACACCGCCGTCGACGATGTCTCGTTCACCTGCGAGCCCGGCACGGTCACCGGCTTCCTCGGCCCGAACGGCGCGGGCAAGTCCACCACCATGCGCATGATCTGCGGGCTCACCGCGCCCTCGGCGGGCAGCGCGACCGTGGCGGGCGTGCCGTTCCGGCGCCTCGACAACCCGGGCCGCCGGATCGGCGTGCTGCTGGACGCGTCCGCGCAGCACGGTGGCCGTACCGGCCGGGAGGTGTTGTCGCTGTCCGCGATGACCATGGGCGTGCCCCGGTCCCGCGTCTCCGCCGTGCTCGACCTGGTCGGGCTGGACGGCAAGGCCGCGCGCAAGCGGGTACGCCAGTACTCGCTCGGCATGCGGCAGCGGCTCGGCCTGGCCCACGCGCTGCTCGGCGAGCCCGGCATCCTGATCCTCGACGAGCCGGCGAACGGGCTCGACCCGGAGGGCATCTTCTGGATGCGCGGCCTGCTGCGCGACTTCGCCGACCGGGGCGGCACCGTGCTGCTCTCCTCGCACCTGCTGCGCGAGGTCGACGCGGTCGCGGACCGGCTCGTGATGATCGGCGGCGGCCGGATCGTGGCGCAGGGCGACAAGGCCGAACTGCTGGCCGGCGGCGGGACGCTCGTCCGCGCGGTCGACCCGGCCGCGCTGGCCACGGCGCTGGACCGGGCCGGGCTGTCCCACACCCGCACGCAGGACGGCGCGCTGCTGGTCAGCGCGGAGCCGGGCGCGATCGGGTGGGCCGCGGCCGAGAACAACGTGGTGCTGCTCGAACTCCGGCCCGCCGACGGTGGCGGCCTGGAGCAGATGTTCCTGAGCCTGACGGCCGCACCGGCCGCCACGGGCGACGCTGTCAAGGAGGGCGCGCGATGA